From Anopheles darlingi chromosome 2, idAnoDarlMG_H_01, whole genome shotgun sequence, the proteins below share one genomic window:
- the LOC125950294 gene encoding probable inactive allantoicase, giving the protein MATHQKAPDVEAPPHRPPTFTELSEVASIGSNGKILFATDDWFAPAEWMLKDTDPVFLADEYTPYGKWMDGWETRRKRLPGHDWCLVELGAPTRIAGLLIDTAFFTGNYAPRVSVQGGTLDGTMREMLQSSIPRRLEDDDGMMGCGASEEELGMANLLATDQWEVLLQRVELQPGYEATRRQYFALPESKRTLVVNHLRVNMFPDGGIARLRVFGYVERLERDIAKQSFDLIAMLNGGRCTGWSNAHYGHPRNLIKPTEGRNMGDGWETARRLDRPPVLRFDANGILQVPGCEWAIFQLAAPGWIEQVCIDTKHFRGNYPDSVRLDYIPASFEENSDRWIPLLEAKKLGPDRMHIFLGKQLLEQKHAAGKIRVTMAPDGGISRVRVIGKVASE; this is encoded by the exons ATGGCCACGCACCAGAAAGCACCCGATGTGGAAGCACCCCCACATCGGCCACCTACCTTCACGGAGCTAAGTGAGGTCGCATCGATTGGG AGCAACGGAAAGATATTGTTTGCAACGGATGATTGGTTTGCGCCGGCCGAATGGATGCTGAAGGATACGGATCCGGTGTTTCTGGCCGACGAGTATACGCCTTACGGCaagtggatggatggatgggaaaCGCGTCGCAAGCGGCTTCCAGGGCATGATTGGTGTTTAGTCGAGCTCGGTGCACCGACCCGGATCGCTGGACTGCTTATTGATACAGCGTTCTTCACGGGTAACTATGCACCGCGCGTCTCGGTGCAGGGTGGAACGCTGGATGGAACGATGCGCGAAATGCTGCAATCGTCGATCCCTCGTCGactcgaagacgacgatggtaTGATGGGGTGCGGAGCGAGTGAAGAGGAACTTGGTATGGCGAATCTGCTCGCCACGGACCAGTGGGAGGTGCTGTTGCAACGGGTTGAGTTGCAACCCGGTTACGAAGCTACTCGGAGACAATATTTCGCACTTCCGGAGTCGAAACGCACGTTGGTGGTGAATCACCTGCGCGTCAACATGTTCCCCGATGGAGGTATCGCTCGGTTGCGTGTGTTTGGGTACGTCGAACGATTGGAAAGAGACATCGCTAAGCAATCTTTCGATCTGATCGCAATGCTCAACGGTGGACGATGCACGGGCTGGTCGAACGCACACTATGGTCACCCGCGAAATCTGATAAAACCGACCGAAGGACGCAATATGGGCGATGGATGGGAAACCGCACGGAGGCTCGATCGGCCCCCGGTGTTGCGATTCGATGCGAACGGTATACTGCAAGTGCCGGGTTGCGAATGGGCCATCTTTCAGCTGGCCGCTCCCGGGTGGATCGAGCAGGTGTGCATCGATACGAAACACTTCCGTGGTAACTATCCGGATAGTGTGCGGTTGGACTATATACCAGCATCTTTTGAAGAGAATAGCGATCGATGGATTCCATTATTGGAAGCAAAAAAGCTCGGTCCTGATCGGATGCATATTTTTCTGGGAAAACAGTTGCTGGAGCAAAAGCATGCGGCTGGGAAGATCCGTGTTACCATGGCACCGGATGGAGGTATTTCGCGGGTCAGGGTTATTGGTAAGGTtgcgagcgagtga
- the LOC125950274 gene encoding protein Skeletor, isoforms B/C, whose protein sequence is MKRELVFCPPTSTKSASSHRKANDMVSALLRLTLVATIIATVAAQKPEDGPYRGKYIGKFNSYHHQASGDVYAVDEYTFLLTGFNYDGNGVDTFFWSGASNRPGPQGFIVPDEYGKTNILERYFNKDFTLRLPDNKKITEVKWLAVYDLNSQNNFADVYIPEDFEPPVPQRAGSLSTVAGGPVVSSETIDILDSKTLRISEFSYDGKGSQVHFWVGVGPSPSSKGSKVPDELGYLDPIRAYDRETITLELPGDMTIFDIDWFSVYDLETRRDYGSILISDDLNVPPSLVRVTPHAESLPNCRQLHKNLRVSWEVFGPQITIQLAGNVRLDEYMSFGLSGSDQRSQMLGADVVVAFIDGHRGFAVDYNITSLAPCVQVLGQNKGVCRDDVVGGLDSYQLHTFSRENDINTITFRRLLISSDPGDKEYLLDRPMYVIWAMGRLDSNNEPTYHDVYPKRNVQMHFNTSEPVNDCFSFTSREMNLKDVWERQQIFDRSVRSFTATLGPAGGKRGYQGITGHVSNGLAWYINGFLVPELWLRRGLTYSFAVRGGNNPHSPEFYHPLVITDEPHGGFDRLSDAKQSEIRVLAGVEFTRRGRPKPTAAGPLCLARHPEGQDRRLDDNFATFKKFNRTLRWSCDSGDPARLEITPNTSWPDVVYYNSFTHANMGWKIHIVDSYAQSARSDGVAMVLSCTSTSALLLLMAIVSSWLSAG, encoded by the exons CTGCCCAAAAACCAGAAGATGGTCCGTACCGGGGGAAATACATTGGGAAATTCAATTCGTACCACCATCAAGCATCCGGAGATGTGTACGCGGTCGACGAATACACGTTCCTGCTCACCGGCTTCAACTACGACGGTAATGGTGTGGATACGTTCTTCTGGTCCGGTGCCAGCAACCGACCCGGACCGCAAGGTTTCATCGTGCCCGACGAGTACGGCAA GACCAACATCCTCGAACGGTACTTCAACAAAGACTTTACGCTACGGTTGCCAGACAACAAGAAGATCACCGAAGTCAAGTGGTTAGCGGTGTACGATCTGAACTCGCAGAACAACTTCGCCGACGTGTACATCCCGGAGGACTTTGAACCACCGGTACCGCAAAGGGCCGGCAGTCTGTCCACCGTCGCCGGTGGTCCGGTCGTATCGAGCGAGACGATCGACATTCTCGATTCGAAAACGCTTCGCATCAGCGAGTTCAGCTACGATGGTAAAGGTTCGCAGGTCCACTTCTGGGTCGGCGTAGGTCCTTCGCCCTCCTCCAAGGGAAGCAAGGTCCCGGATGAGCTGGGCTatctcgatccgatccgggcGTACGATCGAGAAACGATCACACTCGAGCTACCGGGCGATATGACGATCTTCGATATCGATTGGTTCAGCGTGTACGATTTGGAGACACGTCGTGACTATGGCTCGATACTCATCTCGGACGATCTCAATGTACCACCGTCGTTGGTGCGCGTCACACCGCACGCGGAATCGCTGCCCAATTGCCGTCAACTGCACAAAAACCTGCGCGTCTCGTGGGAAGTGTTTGGTCCGCAAATCACAATCCAGCTGGCAGGAAATGTGCGACTGGACGAGTATATGTCGTTCGGTTTGAGTGGATCGGATCAGCGCAGCCAGATGTTGGGTGCCGATGTAGTGGTAGCGTTCATCGATGGACACCGGGGCTTCGCCGTGGATTATAACATCACCTCGCTCGCACCTTGTGTGCAGGTGCTCGGTCAGAATAAGGGCGTATGCCGGGATGATGTGGTCGGTGGCTTGGATAGCTACCAGCTGCACACGTTCAGCCGCGAAAACGACATCAATACGATCACCTTCCGCCGGCTTCTTATATCGTCCGATCCGGGAGACAAGGAGTATCTGCTCGATCGGCCGATGTACGTCATATGGGCCATGGGTCGGCTGGATTCGAACAACGAACCAACGTACCACGATGTCTACCCGAAACGGAACGTTCAGATGCACTTCAACACCAGCGAACCGGTGAACGATTGCTTCAGTTTCACGAGCCGCGAAATGAACCTGAAGGATGTGTGGGAACGGCAGCAGATCTTTGATCGCTCGGTTCGGTCCTTCACGGCCACACTCGGACCGGCCGGTGGTAAGCGTGGTTACCAGGGCATCACCGGGCACGTCTCGAATGGGCTCGCCTGGTACATCAATGGATTTCTGGTGCCGGAACTTTGGTTACGCCGTGGCCTTACCTACTCGTTCGCAGTCCGGGGAGGTAACAATCCTCACTCGCCCGAATTCTACCATCCGCTCGTGATCACCGATGAACCGCACGGTGGATTCGATCGGTTGTCGGATgcgaaacaaagcgaaatCCGTGTGCTGGCGGGCGTCGAATTTACGCGCCGGGGTCGACCGAAACCGACGGCGGCCGGGCCGCTCTGTCTGGCACGCCATCCCGAGGGGCAGGATCGCCGGTTGGATGATAATTTTGCGACATTCAAAAAGTTTAACCGTACACTACGGTGGAGCTGCGATTCCGGTGATCCGGCACGGTTAGAAATTACGCCCAACACCAGCTGGCCGGATGTGGTGTACTACAACAGCTTCACGCACGCCAACATGGGCTGGAAGATCCATATCGTCGACAGCTATGCGCAGTCGGCGCGTAGCGACGGCGTTGCTATGGTATTGAGTTGCACTTCCACCAgcgcactgctgctactgatggcGATCGTCAGTAGTTGGCTTTCTGCAGGGTAG